In Zingiber officinale cultivar Zhangliang chromosome 8B, Zo_v1.1, whole genome shotgun sequence, a single genomic region encodes these proteins:
- the LOC122016596 gene encoding probable protein phosphatase 2C 4 produces MGNCCARLTCFSCCCGRPPCGGRRRLRHVADTSDFYDEYFGHSFCYVRPDSACGGGGGGGGFSSSAAVAPAAASSKVHHSEETTTFRTISGASLSANPSTQLSTAALLVDPAGECGAPASAAFESSTSFSAFALQPFPRFSGPLSGPIAGAADRGFMSGPIERGFMSGPLDHRAALFSGPVENPPSIPAQLRRSISHSFSRPRRLAAATSLLRGLTKAISRTISSTVPAERSIKPPKVPALVAEGVPIPRPDSPDSPAGNLEWAQGKAGEDRIHVVVSEEHGWLFVGIYDGFNGPDATDYLLSNLYFAVHRELKGLLWDDQEGTLSHLLSKPLGAVPVYPAEFGCCRAGEQSDTCEWQREHYNSDPEGRRKDREVNHSQVLKALSRALKKTEEDYLDVADKMITENPELALMGSCVLVMLLKGEDVYLMNVGDSRAILAQKSDSDFWTAISPAKPKLDLRKINEDIASDVEVFYGCPNLSATQLTVEHSTCIEEEVHRIKNEHPDDSSAIANDRVKGSLKVTRAFGSGFLKQPKWNNALLEMFRVDYVGSSPYITCNPFLCHHKLGPKDKFLILSSDGLYQYFTNEEAVAQLEMFIATTPEGDPAQHLVEEVLFRAAKKAGMDFHELLEIPQGDRRQYHDDISIIVISLEGQIWRSCA; encoded by the exons ATGGGAAACTGCTGCGCGAGGTTGACCTGTTTCTCCTGCTGTTGCGGCAGGCCCCCTTGCGGCGGCCGCCGCCGTCTCCGACACGTGGCAGATACCTCCGACTTCTACGATGAGTATTTTGGTCACTCGTTCTGCTACGTTCGTCCTGATTCGGCTTGCGGCGGcgggggcggcggcggcggatTCTCCTCTTCCGCCGCTGTCGCCCCTGCTGCGGCATCATCCAAGGTTCACCACTCGGAAGAGACGACCACCTTCCGTACTATATCCGGCGCGTCCTTGAGCGCAAACCCGTCCACGCAGCTCTCCACCGCAGCTCTCCTGGTGGACCCTGCCGGCGAATGCGGCGCCCCGGCCTCTGCTGCCTTCGAGAGCTCCACGTCCTTCTCCGCCTTCGCGCTCCAGCCGTTTCCCCGCTTCTCCGGGCCGCTTTCCGGCCCTATCGCCGGCGCTGCGGACAGAGGATTTATGTCCGGTCCCATCGAGCGCGGGTTCATGTCCGGGCCGCTTGATCACCGCGCCGCTCTCTTCTCCGGCCCCGTCGAAAATCCGCCTTCCATCCCCGCTCAGCTCCGCCGCAGTATCTCCCACAGCTTCTCCCGACCCCGCCGCCTAGCAGCCGCCACCTCCCTTCTCCGCGGCCTCACCAAAGCCATCTCCCGCACCATATCCTCCACCGTTCCAGCCGAAAGATCCATCAAGCCGCCCAAAGTTCCCGCCTTGGTGGCTGAGGGAGTTCCAATTCCACGGCCAGATTCGCCGGATTCACCGGCAGGCAACCTGGAGTGGGCTCAGGGAAAAGCAGGGGAGGACCGAATCCATGTCGTCGTCTCGGAGGAGCACGGTTGGCTCTTCGTAGGCATCTACGACGGCTTCAACGGTCCCGACGCCACCGATTACCTCCTTTCGAATCTCTATTTCGCCGTGCACCGAGAGCTCAAGGGGCTGCTGTGGGACGACCAAGAAGGCACTCTTTCCCATCTCCTCTCCAAGCCGCTCGGCGCCGTCCCTGTTTACCCCGCGGAATTCGGATGCTGCAGAGCCGGAGAGCAGAGCGACACTTGCGAGTGGCAAAGGGAGCACTACAATTCGGATCCTGAGGGCCGGCGCAAGGATCGGGAGGTCAACCATTCTCAAGTGCTCAAGGCTCTGTCTCGTGCTCTGAAGAAGACGGAGGAAGACTACTTAGACGTCGCCGACAAGATGATCACCGAGAACCCTGAGCTCGCGTTGATGGGATCATGCGTTCTGGTGATGCTGCTAAAGGGGGAGGACGTCTACCTGATGAACGTCGGGGACAGCCGCGCGATTTTGGCACAAAAGTCGGATTCTGATTTCTGGACTGCGATTTCGCCGGCGAAGCCCAAGCTGGATCTCCGCAAGATCAACGAAGATATCGCAAGCGATGTGGAAGTATTTTACGGGTGCCCAAATTTATCAGCCACGCAACTGACCGTCGAACACAGCACTTGTATCGAAGAG GAAGTTCATAGGATCAAGAATGAGCACCCTGACGATTCCTCGGCGATCGCAAATGATCGCGTGAAAGGATCATTGAAGGTTACACGAGCCTTCGGCTCCGGCTTCCTGAAACAG CCCAAGTGGAACAATGCACTGCTCGAGATGTTCAGAGTCGACTACGTTGGATCCTCTCCATACATCACTTGCAATCCATTTTTATGCCACCATAAGCTTGGTCCCAAGGACAAGTTCTTGATACTATCCTCTGACGGACTCTACCAGTATTTTACTAACGAAGAAGCAGTCGCTCAACTCGAAATGTTCATTGCCACAACGCCTGAAGGGGATCCTGCTCAGCATCTGGTTGAAGAAGTCCTTTTTCGTGCCGCAAAGAAAGCAg GGATGGATTTCCATGAATTGCTTGAGATTCCGCAAGGTGACCGACGGCAATACCATGATGATATTTCCATCATTGTGATCTCTTTGGAAGGGCAAATATGGAGATCTTGTGCCTAA
- the LOC122016406 gene encoding soluble inorganic pyrophosphatase-like, whose amino-acid sequence MSGQEGKVATPKLNERILSSLSKRTVAAHPWHDLEIGKEAPAVFNVVVEISKGSKVKYELDKKTGLIKVDRVLYSSVVYPHNYGFIPRTLCEDNDPMDVLVLMQEPVIPGCFLRAKAIGLMPMIDQGEQDDKIIAVCADDPEFRHINDLSELSPHRLAEIKSFFEDYKKNEKKMVAVDKFLPASSAQKAIRTSMDLYVEYLHQSSMQ is encoded by the exons ATGAGTGGACAAGAGGGAAAAGTTGCAACTCCAAAGCTGAATGAAAGGATATTGTCATCATTGTCCAAGAGAACAGTGGCTGCCCATCCTTGGCATGATCTTGAAATAG GTAAAGAGGCCCCTGCTGTGTTCAATGTG GTTGTGGAGATATCAAAAGGAAGCAAAGTCAAATATGAACTTGACAAAAAAACAGGGCTGATCAAG GTCGATCGGGTCTTGTACTCATCAGTGGTGTACCCTCATAACTATGGTTTCATTCCTCGTACACTTTGCGAAGACAATGACCCAATGGATGTTTTGGTCCTCATGCAG GAACCAGTTATTCCTGGGTGCTTTTTACGAGCCAAGGCCATTGGTCTTATGCCTATGATTGATCAG ggggagcaaGATGATAAGATCATTGCAGTTTGTGCTGACGATCCTGAGTTCCGTCACATCAACGACCTTAGCGAGTTATCTCCCCATCGTCTTGCAGAGATAAAGAGCTTCTTTGAAGACT ataagaaaaatgagaagaaaatGGTCGCAGTAGATAAATTCTTGCCTGCAAGCAGTGCTCAGAAAGCCATCCGAACCTCAAT GGATCTCTATGTTGAATATCTACATCAAAGCTCGATGCAGTAG